A window of the Scandinavium goeteborgense genome harbors these coding sequences:
- a CDS encoding YczE/YyaS/YitT family protein, translated as MLRRLLQLYVGLCLYGISTGMFVRANLGADPWNVFHLGVGKVFSLDIGTVMILTGALVLLLWIPIRQRPGLGTISNVIVLGLAANATLAVLSTPDSLWLKSGLMIAAVVVNALATGMYIGAGFGPGPRDGLMTGIHARTGWSVRVIRTSIELTVLIVGYLLGGSVGIGTLVYALAIGPLIQLCLPWFRTDSRARPVLKKENVLS; from the coding sequence ATGCTGCGCCGTTTACTGCAACTGTACGTCGGGCTATGTCTGTACGGGATTTCCACCGGGATGTTTGTCCGTGCCAATCTGGGGGCCGATCCGTGGAACGTTTTTCATCTTGGCGTCGGCAAGGTCTTTTCGCTGGATATTGGCACGGTGATGATCCTCACCGGGGCGCTGGTGTTGCTGCTGTGGATCCCCATTCGTCAGCGTCCGGGACTGGGCACCATCAGTAATGTGATTGTGCTCGGGCTGGCGGCCAACGCCACCCTGGCGGTACTCTCCACACCGGATTCGCTCTGGCTGAAAAGCGGGCTGATGATAGCGGCGGTGGTCGTGAATGCCCTGGCCACCGGGATGTACATTGGCGCCGGTTTTGGCCCTGGGCCGCGCGATGGACTGATGACCGGGATCCACGCCCGTACCGGCTGGTCGGTTCGCGTGATCCGCACCAGTATCGAGTTGACGGTGCTGATCGTTGGCTATCTGCTGGGGGGCAGCGTGGGGATCGGCACGCTGGTTTATGCGCTGGCGATTGGCCCATTGATCCAGCTCTGTTTACCGTGGTTCCGCACGGACTCCCGCGCGCGTCCGGTGCTGAAAAAAGAGAACGTCCTGAGCTAA
- a CDS encoding PLP-dependent aminotransferase family protein has translation MSLRRSGSQSLVSLLGHWQETASRTPLWRQLAEALRLLILDGRLPLDSRLPGERELSIALGVSRTTVASALGQLRDEGYVVSRHGSGSRVILPAQQSQIPTRMNTVQPLDLSTAALSAGPEIHQAYHHAISLLPQHLASTGYDQQGLPALREAIAQRYCERGLPTRADEIMIVNGAVSGLALTLRLLTGPGDRVVVDNPTYPLAIAAIQGASCRPVGVSLPAEGWDVDGLTATFAQTSPRLAYLMPDFHNPTGRCMDAPTRQRIADLSARTRTTLVIDETMVDLWYNAPPPPPLAAFNADAPVITLGSTGKSFWGGLRLGWIRASSRTLSSLVQARDTLDLGSPLLEQLATGWLLEKADHLLSERRQMLTARRDMCSALMTEYFPQWRYAQPEGGLSFWVELPDMLSTLFAARAESVGVHLGTGTRFGLAGAFDRWLRLPFTLDDEALRIAFNTLQPVWNSLNGQQNNLRTRKIIY, from the coding sequence ATGTCTCTTCGTCGTTCCGGTAGTCAGTCGCTGGTGAGCCTGCTGGGCCACTGGCAGGAAACCGCCTCCCGCACCCCGCTCTGGCGTCAGCTGGCCGAGGCGCTGCGATTGTTAATTCTCGACGGTCGCCTGCCGCTCGACAGCCGTCTGCCCGGTGAACGTGAGTTGTCGATCGCCCTCGGCGTGAGCCGCACCACGGTTGCTAGCGCGCTGGGCCAGCTGCGTGATGAAGGTTACGTGGTCAGCCGCCACGGCAGCGGTTCACGGGTCATTCTTCCGGCGCAGCAGTCGCAGATTCCGACCCGAATGAACACCGTGCAGCCGCTGGACTTATCCACTGCCGCCCTCAGCGCCGGGCCGGAAATTCATCAGGCTTATCATCACGCGATCTCTCTTTTGCCGCAGCATTTAGCCAGCACCGGTTACGATCAGCAGGGTTTACCGGCGCTGCGCGAGGCCATTGCGCAGCGTTATTGCGAACGCGGTTTGCCGACGCGCGCTGACGAAATCATGATTGTGAACGGGGCGGTGAGCGGGTTGGCACTGACACTGCGGCTGTTGACGGGCCCAGGCGATAGGGTGGTGGTCGATAACCCAACTTATCCACTGGCGATTGCGGCTATTCAGGGCGCATCCTGCCGCCCGGTTGGCGTATCGCTACCCGCGGAAGGCTGGGACGTTGACGGTCTGACCGCCACGTTCGCGCAAACGTCACCTCGTCTGGCGTATCTGATGCCGGATTTTCATAATCCAACCGGACGCTGTATGGATGCCCCGACTCGCCAGCGCATCGCCGACCTTTCCGCACGCACGCGCACTACGCTGGTGATTGACGAAACGATGGTCGATCTCTGGTACAACGCCCCACCGCCGCCACCGCTGGCAGCGTTTAACGCTGATGCGCCGGTGATAACGCTGGGCTCGACGGGCAAAAGTTTCTGGGGCGGTTTGCGGCTGGGGTGGATCCGCGCCTCATCGCGCACGCTGTCTTCACTGGTGCAGGCGCGCGATACGCTGGATTTAGGCTCGCCGCTGCTGGAGCAGCTCGCCACCGGCTGGCTACTGGAAAAAGCCGACCACCTGCTGTCGGAAAGACGACAGATGCTCACCGCCCGTCGGGATATGTGCAGCGCATTAATGACGGAATATTTCCCGCAGTGGCGCTATGCGCAGCCGGAAGGTGGCCTTTCATTCTGGGTGGAGTTGCCGGATATGCTCTCGACGTTGTTTGCCGCGCGGGCCGAAAGTGTGGGGGTTCATTTGGGAACGGGGACGCGGTTTGGACTGGCCGGGGCGTTCGACCGTTGGCTACGGTTGCCGTTTACGCTGGACGATGAAGCACTGCGAATCGCCTTCAACACCCTGCAACCCGTCTGGAATTCTCTGAACGGTCAGCAGAATAATTTACGAACAAGAAAAATCATCTATTAA
- a CDS encoding dTDP-glucose pyrophosphorylase has translation MINSLPLTLTLPMPAIDEVTLAHQGLNYIRPNVVLDFVSVSPNALLFVTPVAVLFASLGVVGHIPLRRIPVAATGRVTYPICTQVLPELRGKLIINTASRKLKFLENQVVKPDEFAPSTSQVIGLALEFTFQQPE, from the coding sequence ATGATCAATTCACTGCCTTTGACACTCACGCTGCCAATGCCCGCTATCGACGAAGTGACTCTTGCCCATCAGGGGCTGAACTATATACGCCCCAACGTGGTGCTGGATTTTGTTAGCGTCAGCCCTAACGCTTTACTGTTTGTCACGCCGGTGGCGGTGCTGTTCGCCTCGCTTGGCGTGGTGGGCCACATTCCCCTGCGCAGGATACCCGTCGCGGCGACCGGCCGCGTAACCTATCCCATTTGCACCCAAGTGCTGCCGGAATTGCGCGGTAAGTTGATCATCAACACCGCCTCCAGAAAACTGAAATTCCTCGAAAATCAGGTGGTCAAACCCGACGAATTTGCGCCGAGTACCTCGCAGGTGATTGGTCTGGCCCTGGAGTTTACCTTCCAGCAGCCTGAGTGA
- a CDS encoding MGMT family protein — protein sequence MEPIDTFPHRVWQIVAAIPEGVVTTYGDVARLAGSPRAARQVGGVLRRLPEGSTLPWHRVVNRHGNISLTGPDLQRQRQALLSEGVQVSGSGKIDMQKYRWNY from the coding sequence ATGGAACCCATTGATACATTTCCGCACCGGGTGTGGCAAATCGTTGCGGCCATCCCGGAAGGGGTAGTTACGACCTACGGTGACGTTGCGCGCCTGGCGGGTTCGCCTCGCGCAGCGCGTCAAGTGGGTGGCGTTCTGCGCCGTTTACCGGAAGGATCAACCCTGCCGTGGCATCGGGTGGTCAATCGCCATGGCAATATCTCCCTGACTGGGCCAGACCTCCAGCGTCAGCGCCAGGCGCTGCTGTCGGAAGGTGTGCAGGTATCGGGTAGCGGCAAAATTGATATGCAGAAGTATCGCTGGAATTACTGA
- a CDS encoding YbaY family lipoprotein yields the protein MKLVHMLSGLAVAVALSACAQKSADIKTPAPSPNPSEATQPVIQQPNVSGTAWIRQKVALPPDAVLTVTLSDASLADAPSKVLAQKVTRTEGKQAPFSFVLPYNPADIQPNARILLSAAVTINDKLVFITDTVQPVINNGGTKADLTLVPVQQTPVPVATDGGAATTVPSTSPTQVNPSSSVPAPTQIP from the coding sequence ATGAAACTCGTGCACATGTTAAGTGGTTTAGCGGTTGCGGTTGCACTGTCTGCCTGTGCTCAAAAAAGTGCGGATATCAAGACACCTGCGCCAAGCCCGAACCCCTCTGAGGCTACACAACCTGTAATTCAGCAACCTAACGTTTCCGGTACTGCCTGGATCCGCCAGAAAGTGGCCTTGCCACCGGATGCGGTGCTGACGGTCACGCTGTCGGATGCTTCTCTGGCAGATGCGCCGTCGAAAGTGCTTGCCCAGAAAGTCACGCGTACGGAAGGAAAACAGGCGCCGTTCAGCTTCGTGCTGCCCTATAACCCGGCAGATATTCAGCCAAACGCGCGGATCCTGCTGAGTGCGGCGGTGACCATCAACGATAAACTGGTGTTCATTACCGATACAGTACAGCCGGTTATCAACAACGGGGGTACCAAAGCAGACCTGACGCTGGTGCCGGTGCAGCAAACCCCGGTGCCGGTCGCGACTGATGGAGGCGCGGCCACAACCGTGCCGTCGACTTCACCGACTCAGGTGAATCCGTCGTCTTCTGTACCTGCCCCGACGCAAATCCCATAA
- the tesB gene encoding acyl-CoA thioesterase II produces the protein MSQALSNLLTLLNLEKIEEGLFRGQSEDLGLRQVFGGQVVGQALYAAKETVPVDRLVHSFHSYFLRPGDSQKPIVYDVEVLRDGNSFSARRVAAIQNGKPIFYMTASFQAPESGYEHQKQMPQAPAPDSLPSETDIARQLAHLLPPQVKEKFLSDKPLEIRPVEFHNPMKGHVAEPKRQVWIRANGTVADDFRVHQYLLGYASDFNFLPVALQPHGVGFLEKGMQVATIDHSMWFHRPFNMNEWLLYSVESTSASSARGFVRGEFYTQEGVLVASTVQEGVMRNRS, from the coding sequence ATGAGTCAGGCTCTCTCTAATCTGCTAACCCTGTTAAATCTGGAAAAAATTGAAGAGGGATTGTTCCGCGGTCAAAGTGAGGATCTGGGCTTACGCCAGGTATTTGGCGGTCAGGTCGTCGGTCAGGCGCTGTATGCCGCTAAAGAAACCGTGCCTGTTGACCGTTTGGTGCATTCGTTCCACAGCTACTTTTTACGCCCGGGCGACAGCCAGAAGCCGATTGTGTATGACGTGGAAGTCCTGCGCGATGGCAACAGTTTCAGCGCCCGCCGCGTGGCCGCAATCCAGAACGGTAAACCGATTTTTTATATGACTGCCTCTTTTCAGGCGCCGGAATCGGGCTACGAACATCAAAAACAGATGCCGCAGGCCCCTGCTCCTGATTCGCTGCCATCCGAAACGGATATTGCCCGTCAGTTGGCGCATCTGCTGCCCCCGCAGGTAAAAGAGAAGTTCCTGAGTGATAAGCCGCTGGAGATTCGTCCGGTCGAGTTTCATAACCCGATGAAGGGCCACGTGGCAGAGCCAAAACGTCAGGTGTGGATCCGCGCCAACGGCACGGTGGCCGATGATTTCCGCGTGCATCAGTATCTGCTGGGCTATGCGTCTGACTTTAATTTCCTGCCGGTTGCCCTTCAGCCGCACGGCGTGGGCTTCCTCGAAAAAGGGATGCAGGTTGCGACGATTGACCATTCCATGTGGTTCCATCGCCCGTTCAATATGAACGAATGGCTGCTGTACAGCGTGGAGAGCACGTCTGCATCGAGCGCGCGCGGTTTTGTTCGCGGTGAGTTTTATACGCAGGAGGGTGTGCTGGTCGCGTCGACGGTGCAGGAAGGCGTGATGCGGAATCGGAGTTAG
- the amtB gene encoding ammonium transporter AmtB: protein MNKTLLKIAPAVLALLPGLAMAAPAVADKADNAFMMISTALVLFMSIPGIALFYGGLIRGKNVLSMLTQVTVTFALVCVLWVVYGYTLAFGTGGSFFGSFDWVLLKGIELKALMGTFYQYIHVAFQGSFACITVGLIVGSLAERIRFSAVLIFVVVWMTFSYVPIAHMVWGGGLLATHGALDFAGGTVVHINAAVAGLVGAYLIGKRVGFGKEAFKPHNLPMVFTGTAILYVGWFGFNAGSASSANEIAALAFLNTVVATAAAILAWVFGEWAVRGKPSLLGACSGAIAGLVAVTPACGYIGVGGSLIVGIAAGLAGLWGVTALKRWLRVDDPCDVFGVHGVCGIVGCVLTGIFASTSLGGVGYAEGVTMGHQVLVQLESIGLTIVWSGVVAFVGYKLADLTVGLRVPEEQEREGLDVNSHGENAYNA from the coding sequence ATGAACAAAACTCTACTGAAAATTGCCCCAGCTGTACTGGCACTGTTGCCGGGCCTGGCGATGGCGGCGCCTGCGGTCGCCGATAAAGCCGACAACGCCTTTATGATGATCAGCACCGCGCTGGTGCTGTTTATGAGTATCCCCGGAATTGCGCTGTTTTACGGCGGCCTGATCCGTGGCAAAAACGTGCTGTCCATGCTGACTCAGGTTACCGTCACCTTCGCACTGGTTTGCGTGCTGTGGGTGGTTTACGGCTATACCCTGGCGTTCGGCACGGGGGGCAGCTTCTTCGGCAGCTTCGACTGGGTGCTGCTCAAAGGCATCGAACTGAAAGCGCTGATGGGCACCTTCTATCAGTATATTCACGTTGCCTTCCAGGGTTCATTCGCCTGTATCACCGTCGGCCTGATTGTTGGCTCGCTGGCGGAGCGTATTCGCTTCTCTGCGGTGCTGATTTTCGTGGTGGTGTGGATGACCTTCTCTTATGTGCCAATCGCGCACATGGTCTGGGGCGGTGGTTTACTGGCGACCCACGGCGCACTCGACTTCGCAGGCGGTACCGTTGTACACATCAACGCCGCTGTCGCGGGCCTGGTGGGTGCATACCTGATTGGCAAACGCGTGGGCTTTGGCAAAGAAGCGTTCAAACCGCATAACCTGCCAATGGTCTTTACCGGCACGGCTATCCTGTACGTGGGCTGGTTCGGCTTTAACGCCGGTTCCGCAAGCTCCGCCAACGAAATTGCGGCACTCGCTTTCCTGAATACCGTGGTGGCGACAGCGGCTGCGATTCTGGCCTGGGTCTTCGGTGAGTGGGCGGTACGCGGTAAGCCTTCTCTGCTCGGCGCCTGTTCCGGTGCGATTGCCGGTCTGGTTGCGGTGACTCCTGCCTGTGGTTACATCGGCGTGGGTGGCTCACTGATTGTCGGTATTGCGGCAGGTCTGGCCGGTCTGTGGGGCGTCACCGCTCTGAAACGCTGGCTGCGTGTGGATGACCCGTGCGATGTGTTCGGTGTACACGGCGTGTGCGGGATTGTGGGTTGTGTCCTGACCGGTATCTTCGCATCGACTTCACTGGGGGGCGTCGGCTATGCGGAAGGCGTGACCATGGGCCATCAGGTTCTGGTACAGCTGGAAAGCATCGGTCTGACGATTGTCTGGTCTGGCGTGGTGGCCTTCGTTGGCTACAAACTGGCTGACCTGACCGTGGGCCTGCGTGTTCCAGAAGAGCAGGAACGCGAAGGTCTGGACGTCAACAGCCACGGCGAGAATGCTTACAACGCGTGA
- the glnK gene encoding P-II family nitrogen regulator: MKLVTVVIKPFKLEDVREALSSIGIQGLTVTEVKGFGRQKGHAELYRGAEYSVNFLPKVKIDVAIADDQLDEVIDVISKAAYTGKIGDGKIFVAELQRVIRIRTGEADEAAL, translated from the coding sequence ATGAAGCTGGTTACCGTGGTGATTAAACCATTCAAACTCGAAGACGTTCGCGAAGCGCTGTCTTCCATTGGTATTCAGGGGCTGACCGTTACCGAAGTGAAAGGCTTCGGGCGTCAGAAAGGCCATGCCGAGCTTTACCGTGGTGCCGAATATAGCGTCAACTTTCTGCCGAAGGTGAAAATCGATGTGGCGATCGCCGACGATCAACTCGATGAGGTGATCGACGTGATCAGTAAAGCGGCGTACACCGGCAAGATTGGCGACGGCAAGATCTTCGTCGCCGAGCTGCAACGCGTCATTCGTATTCGTACCGGCGAAGCCGACGAAGCGGCTCTGTAA
- a CDS encoding SmdB family multidrug efflux ABC transporter permease/ATP-binding protein, with amino-acid sequence MRSFGQLWPTLKRLLAYGSPWRKPLGIGMVMMWIAAIAEVTGPLLISYFIDNMVAKSYLPWGIVIGLAASYVGLQLLAASLHYAQSLLFNRAAVGVVQQLRTDVMDAALRQPLSEFDVQPVGQLISRVTNDTEVIRDLYVTVVSTVLRSAALISAMLVAMFTLDWRMALVAIAIFPAVIVVMLIYQRYSTPIVRRVRAYLADINDGFNEVINGMSVIQQFRQQARFGERMGEASRSHYMARMQTLRLDGFLLRPLLSLFSSLILCGLLMLFGLSSTGTIEVGVLYAFISYLGRLNEPLIELTTQQSMLQQAVVAGERVFELMDKPRQNYGEDEAPLQSGSIDVDDVSFAYRGDRLVLQDININVPLRNFVALVGHTGSGKSTLASLLMGYYPLTKGEIRLDGRPLSSLSHSVIRQGVAMVQQDPVVLAESFFANVTLGRDISEEQVWQALETVQLAELARSLSDGIYTRLGEQGNNLSVGQKQLLALARVLVDTPQILILDEATANIDSGTEQAIQQALALVRQRTTLVVIAHRLSTIVEADTIMVLHRGQAVERGTHQQLLEAKGRYWQMYQLQLAGEELAASIEEETLIA; translated from the coding sequence ATGCGTAGTTTCGGACAACTTTGGCCAACGCTCAAACGCCTGCTAGCCTACGGTTCACCGTGGCGCAAGCCGTTAGGCATCGGCATGGTGATGATGTGGATTGCCGCTATCGCGGAAGTTACCGGCCCGCTGCTGATAAGTTATTTCATCGATAACATGGTGGCGAAAAGCTACCTGCCGTGGGGCATCGTTATCGGTCTTGCCGCGTCGTACGTTGGCCTGCAACTGCTGGCGGCGTCGCTGCACTATGCGCAGTCACTGCTGTTTAACCGGGCCGCAGTCGGGGTGGTGCAACAATTGCGCACCGACGTGATGGACGCCGCGCTGCGCCAGCCGCTCAGCGAGTTTGATGTGCAGCCGGTCGGACAGCTGATTTCACGCGTGACCAACGACACCGAAGTGATTCGCGATCTGTACGTCACCGTGGTTTCTACGGTGCTGCGCAGCGCGGCGCTGATCAGCGCGATGCTGGTGGCCATGTTCACTCTCGACTGGCGCATGGCGCTGGTGGCGATCGCCATCTTCCCGGCGGTGATCGTGGTGATGCTGATTTATCAGCGCTACAGCACGCCGATTGTGCGTCGCGTCCGCGCCTATCTGGCGGATATCAACGACGGTTTCAACGAAGTCATCAACGGCATGAGCGTTATTCAGCAGTTCCGTCAGCAGGCACGTTTTGGCGAACGGATGGGGGAAGCGAGCCGCTCGCACTACATGGCCCGCATGCAGACCCTGCGTCTGGATGGCTTCCTGCTGCGTCCGCTGTTGAGCCTGTTTTCCTCGCTGATTCTCTGCGGGCTGCTGATGCTGTTTGGGCTGAGCAGCACCGGCACGATTGAAGTCGGCGTGCTGTATGCGTTTATCAGCTACCTTGGGCGTTTGAACGAACCGCTGATCGAACTCACCACCCAGCAGTCGATGTTGCAACAGGCGGTGGTGGCGGGCGAGCGCGTGTTTGAACTGATGGACAAACCGCGTCAAAACTACGGCGAAGATGAAGCGCCTCTGCAAAGCGGATCGATTGACGTCGATGATGTCTCTTTCGCCTACCGTGGCGATCGTCTGGTGCTGCAGGACATCAACATTAACGTGCCATTGCGCAACTTTGTGGCATTGGTCGGGCATACCGGCAGCGGTAAAAGTACCCTCGCCAGCCTGCTGATGGGCTACTACCCGCTGACGAAAGGCGAAATTCGCCTTGATGGACGCCCGCTGTCGTCGCTGAGCCACAGCGTCATTCGTCAGGGCGTGGCGATGGTTCAGCAGGACCCGGTGGTGCTGGCCGAATCGTTCTTTGCCAACGTCACGCTGGGCCGTGATATCAGCGAGGAACAGGTCTGGCAGGCGCTTGAAACGGTGCAACTCGCCGAACTGGCGCGCAGCCTGAGCGACGGGATTTACACCCGGCTCGGTGAGCAGGGCAACAATCTGTCGGTCGGGCAGAAACAGCTGCTGGCGCTGGCTCGCGTGCTGGTGGATACCCCGCAAATTCTGATCCTCGATGAAGCCACCGCAAATATTGATTCTGGCACCGAGCAGGCCATTCAGCAGGCCCTGGCGCTGGTTCGTCAGCGCACGACGCTGGTGGTGATCGCCCACCGACTCTCGACCATCGTTGAGGCCGACACCATCATGGTGCTGCATCGTGGCCAGGCGGTAGAGCGGGGCACGCATCAGCAACTTCTTGAAGCCAAAGGGCGTTACTGGCAGATGTATCAACTGCAGCTTGCCGGGGAAGAACTGGCGGCCAGTATCGAAGAAGAAACACTTATCGCCTGA
- a CDS encoding SmdA family multidrug ABC transporter permease/ATP-binding protein, translated as MRLFAQLSWYFRREWRRYLGAVLLLIIIAILQLIPPKVVGIVVDGVTQQHYTTTHIMMWVATLALIAVVVYLLRYVWRVLLFGASYQLAVELREDYYRQLSRQHPEFYLRHRTGDLIARATNDVDRVVFAAGEGVLTLVDSLVMGCAVLIVMSTQISWELTLLALVPMPIMALVIKRNGDTLHNRFKLAQAAFSGLNDRTQESLTSIRMIKAFGLEDRQSAQFAADAADTGAKNMRVARVDARFDPTIYIAIGMANLLAISGGSWMVVHGTLTLGQLTSFMMYLGLMIWPMLALAWMFNIVERGSAAYTRIRTMLSEAPVVDDGTQILTPDRGTLAVNIREFRYPQTEKPTLCNVQFSLQPGQILGICGPTGAGKSTVLSLIQRHFDVTEGDIRFQDLPLTALQLDSWRSRLAVVNQTPFLFSDTVGSNIALGKPGATQAEIEHAARLASVHEDILRLPQGYETEVGERGVMLSGGQKQRISIARALLLDAEILILDDALSAVDGRTEHQILHNLRQWGEGRTVIISAHRLSALTEASEIIVMQHGHIAQRGEHEQLAIQSGWYRDMYRYQQLEAALDDVPEEQREEDADA; from the coding sequence GTGCGATTATTTGCTCAACTCAGCTGGTATTTCCGTCGGGAATGGCGCCGCTATCTTGGCGCGGTCCTGCTGCTTATCATTATTGCCATTCTGCAACTGATCCCGCCGAAGGTGGTGGGCATCGTGGTGGATGGCGTGACGCAACAACATTACACCACCACGCACATTATGATGTGGGTAGCGACGCTGGCGCTGATTGCGGTGGTGGTCTATCTGCTGCGCTACGTCTGGCGCGTGCTGCTGTTCGGCGCGTCCTACCAGCTCGCCGTTGAACTGCGTGAAGATTATTATCGCCAGCTCAGCCGTCAGCATCCTGAATTTTACCTGCGTCACCGCACCGGGGATTTGATTGCCCGCGCGACCAACGACGTCGACCGCGTGGTGTTTGCCGCTGGTGAAGGCGTGCTGACGCTGGTGGATTCACTGGTCATGGGCTGTGCAGTGCTGATCGTCATGTCGACTCAAATTAGCTGGGAACTGACGTTGCTGGCACTGGTGCCGATGCCGATCATGGCGCTGGTTATCAAGCGTAACGGCGACACGCTGCATAACCGCTTCAAGCTGGCTCAGGCGGCGTTCTCCGGCCTGAATGACCGCACGCAGGAAAGCCTTACCAGCATCCGCATGATCAAAGCCTTTGGTCTGGAAGACCGTCAGTCGGCGCAGTTTGCGGCGGATGCGGCAGATACCGGCGCGAAAAACATGCGTGTGGCTCGGGTGGATGCCCGCTTCGATCCGACGATTTACATCGCAATCGGTATGGCGAACTTGCTGGCGATTTCCGGCGGCAGCTGGATGGTGGTGCACGGCACTCTGACGCTCGGCCAACTGACCAGCTTCATGATGTATCTCGGCCTGATGATTTGGCCCATGCTGGCGTTGGCGTGGATGTTTAATATCGTCGAGCGCGGCAGTGCCGCTTACACCCGAATCCGCACCATGCTCTCCGAAGCGCCAGTGGTGGATGATGGCACGCAAATACTGACGCCCGACCGCGGCACGCTGGCGGTGAATATCCGCGAGTTCCGCTATCCGCAAACCGAAAAGCCGACACTGTGTAATGTGCAGTTCAGCCTGCAGCCTGGCCAGATTCTGGGGATTTGCGGCCCAACCGGTGCCGGGAAATCGACGGTGTTGTCGCTTATTCAGCGTCATTTTGACGTCACTGAGGGCGACATTCGTTTCCAGGATTTGCCTCTGACGGCACTGCAGCTCGACAGTTGGCGTAGCCGACTGGCAGTGGTCAATCAGACCCCGTTCCTGTTCTCCGATACCGTGGGCAGCAACATTGCGCTCGGGAAACCGGGGGCAACGCAGGCAGAAATTGAGCATGCGGCGCGGCTTGCCAGCGTGCATGAAGACATTCTGCGTTTGCCGCAGGGCTATGAAACGGAAGTGGGTGAGCGCGGCGTGATGCTGTCCGGCGGCCAGAAGCAGCGTATTTCCATCGCGCGTGCGCTGTTGCTGGATGCTGAAATCCTGATCCTCGACGATGCCCTGTCTGCGGTTGACGGGCGCACGGAGCATCAAATTCTGCACAACCTGCGTCAGTGGGGCGAAGGTCGCACGGTGATCATCAGCGCGCATCGCCTTTCGGCCTTGACCGAAGCCAGTGAGATTATCGTCATGCAGCATGGACACATTGCCCAGCGCGGCGAACACGAGCAGCTGGCGATCCAGTCCGGCTGGTATCGCGATATGTATCGTTATCAGCAACTGGAGGCGGCGCTCGACGACGTGCCGGAAGAGCAGCGTGAGGAGGACGCCGATGCGTAG
- a CDS encoding Lrp/AsnC family transcriptional regulator: MIDKIDRKLLALLQEDCTLSLQALADAVNLTTTPCWKRLKRLEDEGVLRARVALLDAEKIGLGLTAFVLIKTQHHSSEWYSRFVSQVTQMPEVLGFWRMAGEYDYLLRVQVADMKRYDDFYKRLVNSVPGLSDVTSSFAMEQIKYTTALPVE; encoded by the coding sequence ATGATAGATAAAATTGACCGTAAGCTGCTGGCGCTGTTGCAGGAGGATTGCACCCTCTCTTTGCAGGCGCTGGCCGATGCCGTTAATCTGACCACCACGCCTTGCTGGAAACGCCTGAAGCGCCTCGAAGACGAAGGTGTATTGCGTGCACGCGTTGCGCTGTTGGATGCAGAAAAAATAGGGCTCGGACTCACGGCCTTCGTGCTGATAAAAACCCAGCATCACAGCAGCGAATGGTATAGCCGCTTTGTGTCACAGGTGACGCAAATGCCCGAAGTGCTAGGCTTCTGGCGCATGGCGGGCGAATACGACTATCTCCTGCGGGTACAGGTAGCGGACATGAAACGCTACGACGACTTTTACAAACGACTGGTCAACAGCGTACCGGGCTTATCTGACGTGACATCGAGTTTTGCGATGGAACAGATTAAGTACACTACCGCGCTGCCGGTCGAATAA